The window TATTTGGGTATGACCATCACCCACCCATGCTTGTTTTGAATGGGTGAACCCATGGGTGGCCCAACCAATTGACACCCCTATATGTATAAGACTTTCTAGAGCAATGTTGGTTGTTGGATCAGTTAGGTTCACTTTTGTAAGTGCAGTCTCGTTGTTACGATTAGCTTGGTTGATCTGTTTTTTGTGCGACAGTGTGAGGAGGTTAACTCGTATTTGTAAGGGCTCGTTTTAGTCATCTCATTGTTTGAAGCAAACAGATGCAGAAGCGTTTTCCGTTGTGATCAGGCATGTTTTTCTAACATTAATGGCATTGATTAATCTATGTTTTAAACGTAACACACTTAAGAATTAGAACTGTGTAACAAGTTCAACAGGACATTTGCATGATCACAGTGGTCTCTCTTCTTGGTAAAAAAAAGCTACaaaatgaataaatgtttttgaatctCATCTACCGTTATTGTCATCAGACCACATGATCTAACTCCATCTTAAAACCAAGCAAAGCtaacaaaaaatactatcaagAGAACTACAACTTCAAAGCTAAAACGTGTCTTGCAAGCAGAAGAGGTCTTCCCAGCCTTATCAGCAGCTTCAATCTTCTCATTATCAGCGCTTGGAGTAGGTGCTGGAGAATCAACCTCAGGTGTCTCTGTTTCAGGTGTAAGTTTTGGAACATTACTATCCGAGGCATTGTCTTCATCACCTGGTCCAGGAGCTGGAGCTGGAGCTGGAGCTGGAGCTGTTGCACCACTCATGGGAGATGGACTTGGAGCCATTGCAGCATCCATAGGAGATGGAGCAGGAGCTGGAGCTAAAGGAAcgggtggtggtggaggtgggagaactgctaagctgagtcCAGGAGCCACAATGGGCATGCTAATCTGTATTATAGACAGGTTAAAAGGGTTGTGATACAACGTGGTAACATACTCAGCGTTTAGTGGTGAGCCCTTTACTCCGGATCCAAAGTAAACTTTTCCTTTAGATTTGGTACAATTGAGGAAACCATTCATCTCTTCACCTAAACCGGTTGTTTGGTACAAGGTAGTGAGCATTatgctcttctccttcatcCCCTTAAGCTTGAGCTCGTCGTAGTAGTCAAGAATGACATGAGTCATGAGGATGTTTTTGAGCTCAATGGCGGATTTGTTTGTGATAGAgctgatgttgttgttgttaacaGCGAGTAGGGTTATGGTTTGGTATTTGCTTATGAGTGTAGTGAGCTTGGTTTTGGTGAAGAGCTCACTCATGGTGCTGAAATTGGAGTATTTCTCAAACGCATGTGTGATGTTATCGGCTGTAACGATGGGAGAGAAGAGGAGTAAAAGGGTTAGGGAGAGGAGAGAAAAGGAGGCGTTGAGATTCATCTTGTGTGCTGAAAAGCTAAACCTCAATGGCTTCACATGTTTGGTATTTATGCAGAAGAAGTGAGGAAGTTGTAGAATGAACTAGTCTTTATGGTGTGCTAAGTCTACTCTCCTATTTTTAGTGTGTAATAAGACTTGGCCACTAGatgaaattaattatttgaagactaattttttagtttatttaggGTTTAGCATGTGTGTTTTTAGAAAGaatgattaaaataatatatttgtttccatGCTTATGTATTCATTTACtaattataacttttaaaaaaggGGTAAACCTTTCCTAAAAGAATAGAATGTGAAAAGCTCTGGTAGTCACACGCCGTGTTTATTTGGGTTGGCAACGAATTCGAACTCGAGTTTATTAGAGATCCACAAAACGTATTGTACCACCCGACCACATACGCCATGCAAAGAAAACATTAGTTTAACAAAAAACTTAAAGTTACTAATTATAACTTAAAGAAAACTAAAGTTATATATACTGAGAAGCCATGCAAAGCAATAGTTACGTCAAATGATATATATttggttttaaaaacatttagtaGGTGGATTACGTCAAAGAGGTTGGCAGAGTTTATTCCCCATGTATAATTGGTTATTAGGTATATTATCATTATCCAAAAACAtggaatattttatattcttatttcttAGTATTCTTACATTAAATAACACGTTTTATTTGTCGAACCTATGTTCTAAGTTAGATGGTCTTTTACACAATactcataaaaatatatatataaacacgaATATTAAAAAGTTTCTGCTTTGTACCTATTATTCGAATTTGCAACTCGGAGAGAGATCGTATTCTCTTTGTTAACCTACGAACACAACATCTCATAATTGAGCGCGTTTACTGCATTGTGTGCTGCCAAAAGTGTAATACTATTCATTATCGTAGTACTTTTTCAATTCTTTTGAAATTTCGGCAGCTGAGCTAAATTGACTTTAACTAATATCAACGTGATACGTCATGCTAATTAGTTTACACTGCAACTAGTATCATACTCTCGAGCTATATATCATCACTATTAGTGTAAAGTTCAACTAGTATTATTCACATGTAAATTATAATCCGAAGAAGAAACAAATAGTTATTTTCTTGACATATAAAAACTAAGCATCGGCTGATCCACTAAAGAGATAGGGGTCACTTGGTCGCGGTAAGATAATAAAACCAATTTATACAAATTCTTATGAGTCAATAGTTCAGTTGGTATATTTCTGGTAGTGACACTCATAAATCTAAGTTCAGTTCACCATATGATCTCTTGGCAGTTCTTTTTTCCTCTTACCCTCTTAGAATTTTGGGcatattatatttctttttttatctaCGCGTATTATATTTCCTTTATGTTTTATTATGATGATAACCGTATAAATTGAGAATAactatatttgtttatttatgtaaatattattaccttgccatataaaataattaaagtatTTCGATTTAATTTTATGGGAACTTTAATTAGTATTTCATGCAAGTTCGATAAAAATGGCGTAGGTATACCTAAATTTCCTAAATAAtcataaatatttagtttttgaatCATTAATTCAATTGTAATTGATCTGATTATACGTGCATTGTAAAAGTATCGTCTTGTCCCGCGTTAGAGATTTGAATTTGAGATGTTGTAGTTACCTTTGCCAACCAATTAGATTGTAAGATTATagaattagaaaaaaatgatatatatatatatatatatatgaacccATAAAATGGGTACATGCCTACGCTAATTGTTATTCTTAAATCATTCATAGTACAAAATTATTCTAAGATGCCCtaactatatataattttaaaattaccaataaagaaaaaaatagatcaTGATATAGAGCGATTCACTAGATTGGAATCAAATTCAATGTATAGTCTaatgatatataataaaatataaaaccaataCTAGTAATGTTAGGTATCTAAAATTAAACCGAGATATCATTTTCTTGACAGAATCATTCTAAGCTGTAAGTGGCCTATACCAATCGCTCCTTCATTGGCTACTCGAGCATATCTTTCGCAATAAGAATACCACTAAAGCTATAGATCCCTCcctatatgtacatatatatgtgCGCGTCTGCGAACTGAATTatgtaatatatacatatatctacatatatatatatgtgtgtgtgtgtgtgtgtgtgaattaCAGTTAaattaactttatatatatgtttgtgtaTGTGTGTTAATTACTGTTAATTAATTttagagtatatatatatatatgtttgtagGTGTGTGAATTACATTTAAATTAACTTTTCTTAATTGATTTTGCAATATCAATTAACAAAACGTTCAAGATGGCTTGAATGTTCACAACAACTAAATCATTTCTGTTGTCTAGGGATATATAGTAACAAAACACTACATATAAAAGTGTGATGCATATTTTGATGTCTGAATCATGTGTGGCGTAGATTATGTGAACACATGAACAATAAGAATAATAGTTGGAAAGTGTATCTGGGAAGACTCTAGAAACAACATGTCGATAATCAAATATAATAGTTTCAAAAGTTTAGTGatattgtatatattttagttttgtagAATTTACCTTTAAGATGTTGACACATCAAGAACAAAGCAAACGATAAACGGATAGAAGTAGTACATGCATAAGATGCATGAGAATAATCAATATCAGTATTCATTGAATTGCGACTATGGTCAATGAACGTCAGATTTTGGTGGAATGGGTCATCGATATGAGATCCGTGAATCATATCCGGCAAATACACACTCAAGTAGCTTGTTGTCATCTAGGTTAGGATGAGATGGGTTGTAACCTTTTGATATAAAAgcacacaattttttttgccAATACGTTATCTTCATTATGTTCTGAATCtctaatcaaatatataattccATGAGCAAAAGCTCATGTTATGATAAGCTGGAATTTTGTACATAGTAAGCTAGTTTGTAAAATAAATCTCTATTACAATACAATTAGGTAACCAGAAGTTTTAGTTGTGAAATGTATCTCACGGTTTAGGACGTTTTCAATAAATCTAGGGCATAAATTAATTCCATCGCTAAATCATCACAAATAAACAAGTGTGATGGATATTCCTCCCGCACAGAAAACTAGTTTAGAACTTATTTAGGTCATATTATATCACTAGAATAGTTTGATAGAATATTTTAATCTTGTTTGAGCAGTATCATAATGATGAAAATACCAACTATTATATTTCTACCTCATGATTGATCGCAAAATGATAGGTAGGTTACCCAAAAGTAAATCATCAGCAACGTCttcaaatattgattttttttacaaataaatTACAAATTTCACGAGCAACGTCATGGCATGTCGTATAATATAGATCTATGGACTAAAACGGTAAGTAAAATTAAAGAGGAACAAAATGACTAAAATTTTGTGGTTGTGTGAGTGTTAAAGAGAATGAGGCTTGAGGAGTACTGAATGAGTGAATGTGGCATCGCATAGTCGCATCATCTCCCACGAGGGCCTTCGCTCCCATGCACTTCCCTTAATGTCTCTCTTTACTCTTTCATTTGCCTTTATGTGTACATCTTGTCCATCTTttcacaaaattataaaaataaaaataacatacaGAATATAGCAGTATTATGAATTATTGCAATATACTAGACCCTCTCTAGAAACAGAATATGATGATTATGAAGCTAGTCCTTATCACATTGCATATGTGAGCGAGGACCCAAGGATCTATGTAAAGATAGAGGATATAACTGAAGGGATAAATCTTTTGATGGCTAAAGAATTACTCCTATCAAGCTCTATACTAATCTATGACCAAATTACTTTCGACCTTATTCCCACGTGAgacataataaatttttttggtaCAATAATGTTTTTTGAGACATAATAATAATGTTAACGATTTCATACATAATATatgcacacacacacatatatatcgTGATCACTGATCAGATCCAATAGTCAAAATTGACATAAGAAAATatgttataatttatatgtattaaaTTACTTCCCATTCTTACTTCTATATGAAAGATATGTTAATACAAGTAAACATATAAAAGAGAGGGAGAAAGTCATAGATCAAGGAACAAGGTAGAAGAATTTGGCAAGACATGAACTTAATTAACTATCTCGACCAAAAGGAGAGTAAGGACCATTAAGTGTTGAAAATCCACGTGACACCACGCCAATTCTGCTGATATGTTTCATGTCTACTGAACATACATAGAATTTTAGGAGCGTTACTTTACAATAAAAAATGAAGAAGAGGACGAATAAAAACTTAAATCATCATATAACATTTAATTTGTATGGCAACCTTTTCaataattaaaagaataaaagTTCGGTTGGTGACCACAAGATGAATagaaaaaatgaacaaaataaaaaataaaatttcatttgaaaaactgaaaaaattaaaaaataagaatttttgtttattttgttccTCATCAAAATTGCAGAGGGAtagttttctttataaattcaTTCATCTTTGAGgaatttagagaaaaaatatGGGACCTATCAATTaataatttgacaaaaaaatttgaaGAATAATAAATAcaccataatttttttctttcaacatGGTCACCA of the Brassica rapa cultivar Chiifu-401-42 chromosome A03, CAAS_Brap_v3.01, whole genome shotgun sequence genome contains:
- the LOC103862045 gene encoding fasciclin-like arabinogalactan protein 5, with product MNLNASFSLLSLTLLLLFSPIVTADNITHAFEKYSNFSTMSELFTKTKLTTLISKYQTITLLAVNNNNISSITNKSAIELKNILMTHVILDYYDELKLKGMKEKSIMLTTLYQTTGLGEEMNGFLNCTKSKGKVYFGSGVKGSPLNAEYVTTLYHNPFNLSIIQISMPIVAPGLSLAVLPPPPPPVPLAPAPAPSPMDAAMAPSPSPMSGATAPAPAPAPAPGPGDEDNASDSNVPKLTPETETPEVDSPAPTPSADNEKIEAADKAGKTSSACKTRFSFEVVVLLIVFFVSFAWF